DNA from Amorphoplanes friuliensis DSM 7358:
CCCGGGCCGTCGCCGAAGCCGCGACCGCGGGCCGGCTCTCCACGCCGATCGCCCGCCGTTACCCCCTCGACAACGGCGTCGAAGCAGCGATCGACTACGCCCGTCGGCATCCACTGGGCAAGATCGTCGTAACCGTCTGAGGCGCGAAGTTCGCGTGCACCTGCAACCTGATCCCGGCAAATCTCGTCGAGGGTTCGTGACAAGTCGACGGGAGACGAGATGAGCGACGATTTCCACGCCTATGCGGTGGGACGTGCGCGCCCACGGCAACGGCGGGCGCGGAGGACCGGGAGGTGCTGCGCGCGTGGGAAGTCGCCGCCGCCTGAACCGCCGGTTGGTGACCGGCGGCCTGACCGCGGTGGTGCCGGCGGCCGGCTGCGGCACGTTCCTGGCTCTACTCCGCGGCGATCTGAAAGGACGGGCAGCTGAGCGGGACGGTCACTCTGCCGGCCGCCGACCGGGTCGAGGCGGTCGTCAATGCCAAGGGAGACCTCGCGCTCACCCTCGGCAACCACCGCAAGACCGTGACCCCGTACGCCTACAGCGCCGGCAAACTGACCCGGCTCGAGGGTGGCGGCTCCGTCGCGGACATCGCCGACGACGGCCGGATCGGTGGCACGTCCGGCTACCGGAATGCGGGCCAGTGCTCCGGCCTTCAGGCCGGGGGTGAAGGCCCGCGCTGGGAGGGCCGCCAGGCCCGAGCAGTGCCTTAACCGGGACGGTTCTGCTGCTCGATGTACTGCTTCACGACGCTGAGCGGTGCCCCGCCGACGGAGCCCGCGAAGTACGAGCCCGACCACAGCTTGTTGGCCCGGTAGTAGTGCCGCACCGAGGCCGGGAAACTCCTGCCGCAGCCGCCGCGAGGAGACGCCCCTTGAGGCTGTTGACCAGCCGGGGGCACGGTTCAGCCATAAACCGACATGGCACAGTATGTCTCGTGCAGCTTCGTTACAACTTCCGCGTCTACCCGACGCCCAGCCAGCAGATCGAGCTGGCCAGGGCGTTCGGGTGCGCGCGGGTGGTGTTCAACGACGGGCTGCGCCTGCGTCAGCAGGCCCGCGAGGCGGGCGGGAAGTACGTCTCGGACGGGGAGTTGTCCCGCCGCCTGATCACCGAGGCGAAGCTGACGCCTGAGCGGGCATGGCTGGGCGAGGTGTCGTCCGTGGTCTTGCAGCAGGCCCTGGCGGACCTGAACACCGCGTACCGCAACTTTTTCGCCTCGATTTCGGGCAAGCGCAAGGGGCGGACGCTGGCCCCGCCCCGGTTCCGGTCCCGCAAGGACAACCGGCAGGCCATCCGCTTCACGAAGAACTCCCGGTTCAAGATCCTCGACAACAGCCGGTTGCGCCTGCCGAGGATCGGCGACCTTGCGGTCCGCTGGTCTAGGACGCTGCCGTCGGACCCGTCGAGTGTGGCGATCATCCGGGACGCGGCCGGGCGTTACTTCGCCTCGTTCGTCGTGCAGAGCACCGACGAGGCGTTACCGCCGGTCGAATCCGAGGTCGGTATCGATCTGGGACTGACCCACTTCGCGGTGCTCTCGGACGGCACGAAGGTGACCGCACCGAAGTTCCTACGCCGCGCCGCGCGCAAGCTCAAGCGGTTGCAGCAGGCCCTGTCCCGCAAGCAGCGGGGCAGTCAGAACCGGAAGAAGGCCGTCGTGAAGGTCGCCAGGGCGCACGCCAGGGTGGCCGACACCCGGCGGGACTGGCAGCACCAACTGTCCACGACGATCATCCGCGAGAACCAAGCGGTGTACGTCGAGGATCTGTGCGTCGTCGGTCTCGGCCGGACCCGGCTGGCGAAGTCTGTGCACGACGCGGGCTGGGCCGGTTTCACCGGCATGTTGGAGTACAAGGCCGCCCGGTACGGGCGGACCTTCGGCCGGGTGGACCGGTTCTTCCCGTCCACCCGGATGTGCTCCGATTGCGGACGCATCAACGACAAGATTGCCCTGAACGTGCGATCGTGGGACTGCCCGTGCGGCAGTTACCACGACCGGGACGTCAACGCCGCGAAGAACATCAAGGCCGCCGGGCAGGCGGACTTCAACGACCGTAGAGCGCAGGTAAGACCGGGACTCGTCCCGGCACCGCGCGGCGAAGCGGTAACCCACCCGGACGCCGCGTATTCCACACGCAGCGTGGAGGGAATCTCCGTCCCTTAGGGCGGAGAGGATGTCAAGACATCGCGACCGCGAAGCTCACGACGCTGGCGAAGCAGGCAAGTTTCCTGCAGGGCATCGGCGGCAAGGGCACCGTCGTCGGCGCGCCCGACGACAGCGTTCCCTTGTGGGCGGTGGTCGACGGCACCGCCCACGAGCTCACCACCCTGAACGGCATCGCGTCCTACTCGATCGTGCGCGTCGCGGACGATGGCCGGACGGTGTTCGGCAACTCCTGGAAGGACAACAAAGCCCAGCCCACCAGGTGGACCTGCGGCTGACCCGTTCTCGCCCGAGCGACACCAACGGGGGATGGCCCTGGCCGACAGCGCCGGGACCATCCCTCATGCTTGCTGAGCAGATGCCGCGCGTGCCCTGGCCCGATTCAACAGCCCGGCCCGCGCGACTTGGAGGGATGACCCGCGACCATGACCGACACCAACCGAGAGACACTGCGCACTACGTTCGGCCAGGACGCCGAACTCTACGACCGATGCCGTCCGACCTACCCGACCAAGCTTTTCACCGACCTCGCCGACCTGGCAGATCTCGATTCCCGCTCCCGGGTGCTGGAGATCGGATGCGGAACCGGCCAGGCGACCCTGCCCCTGGCACAGCTAGGATGCGATGTCGTCGCGATGGACCTCAGCCCCGACATGATCGCCAGAACCCGGCGCAACCTCGCGCAGTTCCCGAATGTCACCGTCGTCGCGGCGGCCTTCGAGGACTGGCAGCCCTCGAACGGAACCTTCGACGCGATCGTCTCCGCGACCGCGTTCCACTGGCTCGACCCCGACGTTCGCATGATCAAAGCCGCTGACCTCCTGCGGCCTGGCGGATCTCTCGGCATCGTCTCGACTCACCACATCGCCGGCGGGACGAACGCCTTCTTCGCCGACGCACAACGATGCTACGAACGCTTCGATCCCACAACGCCGCCCGACATGCGTTTGACGACCGACGACGAAACCTCGGAGGAGGCGGCAGAGTTCGATCGATCGGTACGATTCGGGCCAGTCCAATTCCGGCGCTACGAGTGGCAGCAGACCTACACGGCGCCCGAGTATGTGAACCTGCTCATGACCTACTCCGGCAATCGAGCCATGGCACCACAGGCGCGCAGCGGCCTGTTCGCGTGCATCTCCCACCTGATCGACGACGTGTACAACGGAGCAATCACCAAGCAGTACCGGACCCGGCTCGCCATCGCCCACAAAACCTGACCGTTTACGAGTGCGATTCGGCCCGTGGAACCGGCAGGTCCGCTTCGCTGGATCCGGCCGCGGCCCGCGGCTCATCGATCGAAGGCGAAGAACTCCGCGATCGCCTCTGTGGTGTGCACGTCCGCGCCGGTCCGGCCCATCAACCTCGGGGAGGGCTTCGCCCCGGGAATGGTGTGCCCTCCGCCGTGCACGGTGTAGAGGGTGACCGGCGCGTGTGCGTCCTGGCGGTAGTCGGTCCGGCTCACCGACGTCGTGTCCGGCTGTCCGGCCCGGCGGGGCAGCTCGACGGTGACCGGCGCAGCGGTGATGCCGTTACGGGCGGCGAAATGGGCGGCAGTGTCCATTGCGGACAATGTCGTGCCGCCGGCCTTGAAGATGAACCGTGCCCAAGCGGCCATCTGCCCGCCGCCGTACGGCACGATCCGGTCCTTCGTGCCGTGGAAGAGGAGCACCGGCTTCGGCACCACCGGCAGGCCGGGCAGCACGAAGTTGTCCGGCGACGGCTGCTGAGCCGCGATGACGGCGCCACCGTCGAGCAGGTCGGGGCGCTCGTGCAGGAGCCGGATCACCATGCCACCGCCGTTGGAGTACCCCACCGCGAACGTCGGACGACCGTCCCCGAGCTGTTTGACGGCTGTCTCGGTGAACGCGACATCGTCGATGTTCTGCTTCCGGGCCGGGAAACTGTTGGCCTTGCGGGAGTCGTTCCAGTTTCCCTGAAAACCGTCGAGGTACGCGACGGCGGTGCCGCCCAGTGGTCGAACGCGTTGCTGGTGAAGGAGCGGAACGCGCCGGAGTTCTGCTTCGAGCCGTGGAACACGAGCAGCAGGCGGTCGTAGCCGCCGTCCGGTGGTGTGGACAGGGTGTAGGTGCGGGTCCGGCCCGCCACGTCGATCTTGCCCTCGGTGATGGTCATGTCCGGCCCCTAGCCTAGCGGATGAGTTATCCGTTTGACGGTAGCATCAAATGGATGACGTATCCGGTTACCCTGGCCACATGACGACCTCCCGGATCCGAAAGGACGCTGCCCGTAACTGGCAGCACATCGTCGACACGGCCCGGCGGTTCGTGGACGAGGGCGAAGACCTGCGGCTCAACGATGTCGCCCGCGCCGCTTCGATCGGTGTGGCGACCGTCTACCGCCACTTCCCGACCTCGGAAGCCCTGCTCGAGACGCTCGCCCGTCCCCGACTGGAAGGCCTGGTCGCCTTCGCCGACCGAGCCGCCACGGGCGACGACGCGTGGGAGGGTTTTGCCGGTTTTCTGCTCGCCGGCGTCGAGGCCCAGGTCACCGATGCCTCCCTGCCACCTGTCCTCGCCACCGACAAGCACGCGCTGCCGGAGACGACAGAACTGGTCACCCGCCTGTTCTCAGCGACCGGCCAGCTGCTCGACCATGCCCGGGCGGCAGGTGCAGTCCGCTCCGGGGTCACCCACGAGGACATCGTCCGCCTGATGTGCGGCGTCGCCTTTGCGGCCGGCGTTCACGCGCTGCCCGACGAGCGCGCTGCCCTGACCCGCCGCTACCTGAACATCACCCTGACCGGCATCCGTGTGCACTGAGGTGGACCGGCCGGCCGGGCAAGGCGGGTCAAGGGGCAGCGCACCCGGCGACATCGTCGAGGTACGTCCGCCGGGTGTGCTCAGCCGAGCAGTTCCTCGCCGGCGGTGGCGTTCTTCCCGATCACGCCGATCACGTCGAAGTAGTCGTTCTCGAAGGTGGCGAGGCCCTGCCAATATTTCTCGCCGGTCGTGAAGCCGGGCTGCTCGTGCAGGACGTGGAAGTGCTCGAAGGTGGACCACGTCCCAAAGTTGATCACTCGTTGCCGGTCGTGGCTGCGGTGAAAGTTGATCGTGCGCAGTCCGGGGGTGACCAGCGAGGCCGGCGCGGTGGCCTCGACCTTCTCGAGCAGGGCGTCGGCCTGATCGTCGAGCACGGTGAACAGGCCGAAATGCACCACCGGCGTGTGGAGCGGCGAGACGGCCGTCAAGGCCTCGTTGCCGTCGCGCCACATCAGGTCGTAGGTCCGCCGGTCCAGGGTGCGGGCCGGGATGCCGAGAGCGTCGATCGAGTCCAGCACTCGTAGTGCGGGCTGCGCGTCGTCACCCGTGTCGGGCTCGAACTGGCTGTAGACGGTGATGCGGTTGTGGTCGCGGCTGGCGAGGACGACCGAACCGAGAAATCCCTCTTTCCGGCTCCAGCCGCGCACGGTGCCCATCACGGCCGGCAGTGCGAGCGACTGTTCCCGTGTGCGGACCGGAGTGCGGTTCGGCGGCTGGGGGATGGCGACCGGCTCTTGCCCGGAGTTCTCGCCCAGCTCCAATCGTTCGATGAGGGCCACGACGTTCGAGTCGGCGCTGGTCCGCAGGGTGAGGTTGATGCTCATGACAATCTCCGCTCCTATTACGGGACCCGTTGGTCTCGTAACTCTTACGGTACCCCCAAGTCCCGTAATATGCCCCGGGTGACCGATGACTTTTTGCACTCGCCCGCGGTCGGACGGCCGCGGGATCCCGTGCTCGAACAGGCGATCCTGGACGCCACCGTCGAGGTGGTCGTAGGAAGCGGCTTCTCGGCGGCCAAGGTCGACGAGATCGCCCGGCGGGCACGGACGGGCAAGGCCGCGATCTACCGCAGGTGGCCGACCAAGACGGCGCTGGTGATCGCGGCCGCGCAAAGACTGCAGGGCGACGTCGCGGTTCCTGATGAAGGATCGCTGCGCGAGGACCTGCTCGCCTGTGTCCGGCACTACGTGTCGCCGGACGCGAGGACGGCGCTGATTCTGGCGAATGTGCTGGCCGAAGCGCAGCAGGACCCGGAGCTGCGCGAAGCGACGATCACGTCGATCGGGCAGCCGCCGATGGAAGCGTTGCGGACGGTTGTCGAGCGGTGGATCGGTCGCGGTGAGGTCGATCCGTCGGTTCCCGTCGATCTGGTCGTCTCGGTCGCACCGTCAGTGGCGTTCCATCGTGTGGTGGTCCTGCATCAAGCGCTGGACGACACCACTGCCGTCGCGTTGGTCGACGGCGTGTTGCTGCCGGCCCTGGGCGTCCCGCGGATCAGTGGCAGCGGCCGGACGGGACCGGTGTCCTGAACGAAGATGATCATGCCCGGCGGCGTGTCAGGCCAGCTGGAACAGGCCCTCGGCGTTGCCGGAGGCGATGGCGGTGCACGTCGCGGGGTCGGCGATGGCGTCGAAGAACTCCTTGACCGCCGCGGCGTCCGGCTGGTGGAAGGGGTGGTCGGTCGAGAAGAGCACCTGGTTCGCGCCGGTGAAGTCCAGGGTATGCCGCAGCAGCCGTTGCTGCAGCATGCCGCTGCTGGTGATGTGGATGTTGGTCCGGAGGCAGTCGGAGACCCGGCGGTCGAGGTGCTTGGCCACGCCGGAGATGCTGTCCACCCGGTCCATCCAGAACAGCAGCATCTCGCCCCAGTGGCCGAGCACCAGCTGAAGGTCGGGGTGGCGGTCGAACGTGCCGCGCAGGATCAGCCGCAGGACCGACAGGCCGGCTTCCATGTGCCAGCCCCACCCGAACGTGGCCAGGGCCAGGTCGATCACCGGGTCCAGGCCGCGGTAGGCGGCATCGTGCAGCTCGTTCGACGGGATCTGCGGGTGGATGAAGATGGGTCGGCGCCAGCGGGCCGCCGTGGCGAACAGGTCGTCGTAGGCGGGATCGTCCAGCGGTCGGGTCCCGCCCGGCCGTGCACCATCGCACCGACGTGACCCAGCCGGGAGCGCACCGTTCGAGCTCCGCGGCTGCGGCCTGCGGGTCACCACCGGGGTGGATCCCACGCCGGCCGCCTGACTCCGGCGTGCCGGCCGGTCAGTCGGCCGCTGAAGCGCCCGTGACGGCCTCCAGGTTCTGGCTTCCGATGACGCGGAGCAGTTCCAGCTGCCCGACGGCGTCGGTACCCGGGCGGGCGGTGAAAACGAGCAGGCGCTGGTCCTGGCGCGCGGTGGTGAGCACTTCGCAGTCGACGTCGATGGTGCCCACGGCCGGATGGACGATGCGTTTGCGGTCACTGCGGCGTACGGCCACCTCGTGGCGGTCCCACAGCGCGGAGAATTCATCGCTGGCGGCTCGCAGGGCACGGACCAGCTTGTCGGCCAGCGCGTCACGAGGGCGCAGGGCGACGGCGGCACGCAGGTCGGCCACCTGCACCTGGCTCTGGTGCTCGTGGTCCTCGGGTGGGTAGAGGGCCCTGATGCCGGGGTCGGTGAACCAGCGATAGATGAAGCTGCGCGAAAGGCCGGTGCCGGCGGTCTGCTCCCCGAGCAGGGCGACCGCCATCTGGTTCTGCACCAGGACCGCGCCGAGGTCGGAGACGATCTGCGCCGGCAGTGTGGTGAACGCGTCGAGCAGGCGCAGCAGGCCTGGGCTGACATGGTCGTCGGCGCCGAAGGCCGGTGGCGCAGGGTGTCCGGCGAGATGGAACAGGTGGTCGCGTTCGTCGCGGTTGAGCCGCAGTGCCCGGGCCAGCGCGGTGAGCATCTGCGGTGACGGCTGTGGGCTGCGGGCCTGTTCGAGCCGGATGTAGTAGTCCGGCGACATGCCGGCGAGCTGGGCGACCTCGTGCCGGCGCAGCCCGGGCGTCCGCCGGCGGGCACCGGCCGGCATGCCGACGTCGGCCGGCTGCAGCAATTCGCGGCGGCGGCGCAGGAAGTCGGCGAGATCCCTCTGGTCCATGGTTCCCATCATCGGCCGATGCCGCGACCGGAGGGAGGGACCGCCGATACCAGTGTCAGCAGGTCTCTCCCGGCCGGGCGGCCGGCGCGGCACCTTGGTGAGCACAGATCCGATCGAGCAAGGGACCACTCATGAAAATTCTCGTCACCGGCGCCACCGGCACTGTCGGTGGTCTCGTCGCCCGTCAGCTCTCCGGCAGCGGCCACGAGATCGTCGCCCTGGTCCGTGACCCCGCCCGGGCCGACCTGCCGGCCGGCGTCACTCTCCTGCAGGGCGACCTGACCGATCCGGACGCAGTGCGGCGGGCCCTGGACGGGGTCGACCGTGCCTTCCTCAACATGGCCGACGACAACGGTGCCGTCTTCGCCGAGGTCGCCGCGGCCGCCGGCGTCGGGCACGTGGTGCTGCTGTCGTCGTTCACCGCGGTCACCGACCTGCCCTCGGGTGCGAACAACATCATCACTGCTCGGCACCAGGCCGGTGAGCAGGCCCTGACCGCGGCAGGGGTGCCGTCGACCTTCCTGCGGGCGGCCGGTTTCGACTACAACATCCTGATGTGGGCGGCCGGCGCCACCGACGGCGTTGTCCGTGCCCCGAACACCGAGGTGAAGCTGCCGGTGGTCGACCCGGCCGACATCGCCGCCGCAGCCGTTGCGGTACTGACCGCCACCGACCCGCGGACCGGTGCGTTCTCCATCACCGGTCCGGACAGTCTGTCGGTCCGCGACCAGGTCAGCGTGGTCAACGAGACGCTCGGCCGGTCGTACACCGTTCAGGAGATCAGCCCGGCCGAGGCGGCCGCTGCCGCGTTCCCCGCCGGTACGCCGGACTTCGTCACCACCTCGGTCCTGGAGACCATGGGCCCCGGTGCTGCGGTCCTCACCCCCGCGGACGGGGTGCAGAGTCTCACCGGCAATCCGCCGCGGCCGTTCGCGGCCTGGGTGGCCGACCACGCACAGGCGTTCGTTTAAGCACAGAGCTGCCGCGGGCGGCACGAGGGCACCTGCCTTCGTGCCGCCCGCGGCGTTTCTGTCGTCTGTGACCCAGGTCACTGCCTGCGATGATCCGTCGCCGGCCGCGCCGACGATCTACACGACGTGAGGGCAAGAGAAAACGACGACGGACGGCTGATGCGCCGCATCGCCAAGGGAGACACGGATGCCTTCGAACAGCTGTATCGGCGCACCTCTCCGTGGCTGGCGATGCGCCTGCGCCTGCGGTGCTCCGACGACGGGCTGGTAGCCGAGACCCTCCAGGACACCTACCTCACGGTCTGGCGGGCGGCCGGGTCATTCGTGGACTTCTCGTCGCGGGCGAGCGGCGACACACCGGGCGGCGCCACGGCCGGTTGGCTGTGGACGATCGCCTCGCGCCGTCTGGTGGACGCGCTGCGCCGGCAGGGACGGCGACGTGAGACGCCGGCCGAGGTGATGCCCACCATCAGCGTGCCGGCGGCCGAGGACGACGCGCTCGCCGGGACGGTCGGCGACGAGCTCGGCGTGGCCCTGGCCGAACTCGCACCGGAACTGCGGGCGGTGCTGCGGGCCATGGTTCTCGACGGTTTCACCGTCCGGGAGACGTCGGTCCTGCTGGGGGTGCCGGAAGGCACGGTGAAGAGCCGGGCGCGCCGTGCCCGCACCTTGATGAGGGAGGCGCTGTCATGAGCGTGCACGTCCCGGCCGAGACGCTGGCGGACTACGCCGGCGGAAGGCTGTCCGTCGACGACGCGCGGACCTGGCCGGCGGAGGTGCACCTGGAAGCGTGCGCCGAGTGCCGCCAGGAGCTCGCCCGGCTTGCGCCCCCGCCGGTACGCAGCATGCTCGACGACGCCTTCACCGGCGTCCTGACGCAAGCCACCACCGGCCCGCGCCCGGTGCGGCGCCGCAGATTGCGGCGACTGTCCCGGCGGTGGGGGACCTGGTCCATGATGTCGTGGGCCGTCATGACGGCGACCGCCATCGCGGCAGCCTTCCTGCTGGACCGGGCGTTCCCGCTGGGCCCCTCGGTCGTCCTGCTGCTCTCCCCGGTGACCCCGCTGGCCGGGCTGGCGGTGGCCTGGTCGCGCCATGGCGACCCGGCCTGGGAGACCATCGCCGGTACGGCCCGGGCCGGTGCGGATCTGCTGCTGAGGCGCACGGTCGCAGTCCTCGCGTTCGTGCTGCCCCTGCTCGCCGTGGCCGGCTGGCGCCTCGGCACCCAGCCCGCGCTGTGGCTGCTGCCGAGCCTCGCCTTCACGTCGGCCACCCTGCTGCTGGGCGGTCTCATCGGAGTGAGCCGGGCCGCTGCCGTCCTGGGTGGCGCCTGGGTGCTGGCGATCGCTTTCCCGGCCCTGGTGGCCGTACGCCTGCCCGCGCTCATGAGCCCCGACAGTGTGCCCGGCTGGATCGTGGCTGCGGTCGTCCTCACAGGACTGGTGGTGCTGCGGGCCGGTGAGGACCACCGCCGCCTCAAGAGCTGGAACTGACCCTCTTCCGCGCTTCGCGCGAGAACCCCAAGGAGATCACGATGGTACGTACGGTCAGGGCGCACGAGCTTGCGCCGACAACCGAAGCCTGGGGCGTCGAGGCCGCCGGCCTGCGGGTCAAGGCCGGACGGCACAACGCCGTCAACGGGCTCGACCTCACCCTGGGCACCGGCGTGCACGGCCTGCTCGGACCCAACGGCGCCGGCAAGACCACCCTCATCCGGGCGCTGGCCACGGTCATCAAGCCCAAGGAAGGCCGGCTGCGACTGCTCGGCTTCGACGCCACGGACCGCCGTTCACTGCGCGACCTGCGCAGCCGCCTGGGCTACCTGCCCCAGAGCTTCGGCTTCTATCCGGGCTTCACCGTCCGCGACTACGTCGAGTACATGGCCTGGCTCCGCGAGATGCCTTCCGCGTCGATCGCCGACGCGACCCAGCGCGCCATCGACCGGGTGGGGCTGACCGACCGCGCCGGTTCGCGGCTCAAGTCGCTGTCCGGCGGCATGCTGCGCCGGGCCGGCATCGCGCAGGCCATCGTCAACGAACCGGACCTGTTGCTGCTCGACGAGCCGACGGTGGGCCTCGACCCGGAGCAGCGCATCGAGTTCCGCGACCTGCTGCGGGTCCTCGGCGCCGACTCCTGCGTGCTCGTCTCCACCCACCTGGTCGAGGACGTGGTCGCCGCGTGCAGCGATGTGGTGCTCCTCGACGCCGGCCGGCTCGTCTTCCAGGGGCTGCCCGCCGACCTGAGCCGCCTCGGTGAGCACGACGGCGCCGGCGACAGCCCGGCCGAGCGCGGCTACTCCGTCCTCCTGCGCAACCACCGGAGCGTTTCGTGATCACCGTCATCGGCACCGAGCTGCGCCGCTCGAACGCCCGCTTCCTCGCCGTCGTGCTTGCCCTGGCGTTCCTGCTCCTGTTCGTCCTGAAGCCGGATCTGACGTCGCACTGGCTGGGTTACACCGATTACCAGTCGTCCACCCTGTTCCTGCTGGTGCCGCTGGCACTGGCCGGCGGGGCGATGCTCGGGCGCCGGGAAGGACGTGCCGGGGTCAGCGAACTCATGACCAGCACGGGACGACCCCCGTGGCAGAAGGCCGTGCCGTCAGCGGCCGCGCTCGCTGTCGCCGTCACGGTCGTGTACCTGTTGTTCCTCGCGTTCGGCGCTGCCCGGATCGGCGCGTCGGGCGGTTTCCTCAGCCTCGGCGGTGCTGTCCCGGTGCTGGTGGACACCACGATTCTGATCGGGGCCGTGTGGATCGGCCTCGCTGCCGGGCGTATCTGGCCGTCGCCGGTGCTCCCTCCGATGCTCGCCGTACTGACCCTGGTGGCCCAGCTCGCGATCGACTTCATCGCCGGCGGCCCCGACAGCCGGCTGAACAGCCTCCAGCTGTCGGGTCAGCCGCCCGGCGCCGACTGGGAGAGTGTCAATGCCCAGGCCGTTCTCGGGCACCTCGTGCTCGGCCTCGGGCTCGCTCTCGCCGGGCTGCTCATGGTGGCCGGCGCCACCCGGCTGGTGCGCACCGCGGGCCTGGCCGTGCTGCTCGCCGCCGTGGTGCTCACCACCCTCGTCAGCCCGACCGGCACGACCGGGCGCTTCCAGGTGGACGCGGCAGCGCAGGAACTGGTCTGCGCGGAGGGCACACCACAGGTCTGCGTGAGCGCCGCGCACCAGGACGAACTCGCTGAGGTGACCCCGCCGGCGCGCCGGGCGCTCACCCTGCTGGCCAAGCTTCCGGGCGCGCCGACCCGCGCCGTGGAGTGGCGCGCCGAT
Protein-coding regions in this window:
- a CDS encoding RNA-guided endonuclease InsQ/TnpB family protein, whose protein sequence is MQLRYNFRVYPTPSQQIELARAFGCARVVFNDGLRLRQQAREAGGKYVSDGELSRRLITEAKLTPERAWLGEVSSVVLQQALADLNTAYRNFFASISGKRKGRTLAPPRFRSRKDNRQAIRFTKNSRFKILDNSRLRLPRIGDLAVRWSRTLPSDPSSVAIIRDAAGRYFASFVVQSTDEALPPVESEVGIDLGLTHFAVLSDGTKVTAPKFLRRAARKLKRLQQALSRKQRGSQNRKKAVVKVARAHARVADTRRDWQHQLSTTIIRENQAVYVEDLCVVGLGRTRLAKSVHDAGWAGFTGMLEYKAARYGRTFGRVDRFFPSTRMCSDCGRINDKIALNVRSWDCPCGSYHDRDVNAAKNIKAAGQADFNDRRAQVRPGLVPAPRGEAVTHPDAAYSTRSVEGISVP
- a CDS encoding class I SAM-dependent methyltransferase; translation: MTDTNRETLRTTFGQDAELYDRCRPTYPTKLFTDLADLADLDSRSRVLEIGCGTGQATLPLAQLGCDVVAMDLSPDMIARTRRNLAQFPNVTVVAAAFEDWQPSNGTFDAIVSATAFHWLDPDVRMIKAADLLRPGGSLGIVSTHHIAGGTNAFFADAQRCYERFDPTTPPDMRLTTDDETSEEAAEFDRSVRFGPVQFRRYEWQQTYTAPEYVNLLMTYSGNRAMAPQARSGLFACISHLIDDVYNGAITKQYRTRLAIAHKT
- a CDS encoding alpha/beta hydrolase family esterase yields the protein MVIRLLHERPDLLDGGAVIAAQQPSPDNFVLPGLPVVPKPVLLFHGTKDRIVPYGGGQMAAWARFIFKAGGTTLSAMDTAAHFAARNGITAAPVTVELPRRAGQPDTTSVSRTDYRQDAHAPVTLYTVHGGGHTIPGAKPSPRLMGRTGADVHTTEAIAEFFAFDR
- a CDS encoding TetR/AcrR family transcriptional regulator → MTTSRIRKDAARNWQHIVDTARRFVDEGEDLRLNDVARAASIGVATVYRHFPTSEALLETLARPRLEGLVAFADRAATGDDAWEGFAGFLLAGVEAQVTDASLPPVLATDKHALPETTELVTRLFSATGQLLDHARAAGAVRSGVTHEDIVRLMCGVAFAAGVHALPDERAALTRRYLNITLTGIRVH
- a CDS encoding antibiotic biosynthesis monooxygenase, producing the protein MSINLTLRTSADSNVVALIERLELGENSGQEPVAIPQPPNRTPVRTREQSLALPAVMGTVRGWSRKEGFLGSVVLASRDHNRITVYSQFEPDTGDDAQPALRVLDSIDALGIPARTLDRRTYDLMWRDGNEALTAVSPLHTPVVHFGLFTVLDDQADALLEKVEATAPASLVTPGLRTINFHRSHDRQRVINFGTWSTFEHFHVLHEQPGFTTGEKYWQGLATFENDYFDVIGVIGKNATAGEELLG
- a CDS encoding TetR/AcrR family transcriptional regulator, which produces MTDDFLHSPAVGRPRDPVLEQAILDATVEVVVGSGFSAAKVDEIARRARTGKAAIYRRWPTKTALVIAAAQRLQGDVAVPDEGSLREDLLACVRHYVSPDARTALILANVLAEAQQDPELREATITSIGQPPMEALRTVVERWIGRGEVDPSVPVDLVVSVAPSVAFHRVVVLHQALDDTTAVALVDGVLLPALGVPRISGSGRTGPVS
- a CDS encoding amidohydrolase family protein, which produces MGSTPVVTRRPQPRSSNGALPAGSRRCDGARPGGTRPLDDPAYDDLFATAARWRRPIFIHPQIPSNELHDAAYRGLDPVIDLALATFGWGWHMEAGLSVLRLILRGTFDRHPDLQLVLGHWGEMLLFWMDRVDSISGVAKHLDRRVSDCLRTNIHITSSGMLQQRLLRHTLDFTGANQVLFSTDHPFHQPDAAAVKEFFDAIADPATCTAIASGNAEGLFQLA
- a CDS encoding helix-turn-helix transcriptional regulator, producing MDQRDLADFLRRRRELLQPADVGMPAGARRRTPGLRRHEVAQLAGMSPDYYIRLEQARSPQPSPQMLTALARALRLNRDERDHLFHLAGHPAPPAFGADDHVSPGLLRLLDAFTTLPAQIVSDLGAVLVQNQMAVALLGEQTAGTGLSRSFIYRWFTDPGIRALYPPEDHEHQSQVQVADLRAAVALRPRDALADKLVRALRAASDEFSALWDRHEVAVRRSDRKRIVHPAVGTIDVDCEVLTTARQDQRLLVFTARPGTDAVGQLELLRVIGSQNLEAVTGASAAD
- a CDS encoding SDR family oxidoreductase → MKILVTGATGTVGGLVARQLSGSGHEIVALVRDPARADLPAGVTLLQGDLTDPDAVRRALDGVDRAFLNMADDNGAVFAEVAAAAGVGHVVLLSSFTAVTDLPSGANNIITARHQAGEQALTAAGVPSTFLRAAGFDYNILMWAAGATDGVVRAPNTEVKLPVVDPADIAAAAVAVLTATDPRTGAFSITGPDSLSVRDQVSVVNETLGRSYTVQEISPAEAAAAAFPAGTPDFVTTSVLETMGPGAAVLTPADGVQSLTGNPPRPFAAWVADHAQAFV
- a CDS encoding RNA polymerase sigma factor, with product MRRIAKGDTDAFEQLYRRTSPWLAMRLRLRCSDDGLVAETLQDTYLTVWRAAGSFVDFSSRASGDTPGGATAGWLWTIASRRLVDALRRQGRRRETPAEVMPTISVPAAEDDALAGTVGDELGVALAELAPELRAVLRAMVLDGFTVRETSVLLGVPEGTVKSRARRARTLMREALS
- a CDS encoding integral membrane protein, translated to MSVHVPAETLADYAGGRLSVDDARTWPAEVHLEACAECRQELARLAPPPVRSMLDDAFTGVLTQATTGPRPVRRRRLRRLSRRWGTWSMMSWAVMTATAIAAAFLLDRAFPLGPSVVLLLSPVTPLAGLAVAWSRHGDPAWETIAGTARAGADLLLRRTVAVLAFVLPLLAVAGWRLGTQPALWLLPSLAFTSATLLLGGLIGVSRAAAVLGGAWVLAIAFPALVAVRLPALMSPDSVPGWIVAAVVLTGLVVLRAGEDHRRLKSWN
- a CDS encoding ATP-binding cassette domain-containing protein → MVRTVRAHELAPTTEAWGVEAAGLRVKAGRHNAVNGLDLTLGTGVHGLLGPNGAGKTTLIRALATVIKPKEGRLRLLGFDATDRRSLRDLRSRLGYLPQSFGFYPGFTVRDYVEYMAWLREMPSASIADATQRAIDRVGLTDRAGSRLKSLSGGMLRRAGIAQAIVNEPDLLLLDEPTVGLDPEQRIEFRDLLRVLGADSCVLVSTHLVEDVVAACSDVVLLDAGRLVFQGLPADLSRLGEHDGAGDSPAERGYSVLLRNHRSVS